In a genomic window of Amphiprion ocellaris isolate individual 3 ecotype Okinawa chromosome 11, ASM2253959v1, whole genome shotgun sequence:
- the col8a1a gene encoding collagen, type VIII, alpha 1a: MPPFPTSLFLTLIQLAVLTYVSGGAYYGHKQHPQPYQPMQHMQHMGMGKEGFPQQQYLGKEMPYVQYPHYRKELPQMPMHKGKENPRKGGNYNGGQEKGQTVPSGAEGIPQGEQGPAGPPGPEGPQGPPGPPGNGQPGPAGRPGPPGPPGIPGVGKPGLPGLPGKPGGNGEAGPQGEMGPRGEDGPAGQPGPQGPPGPPGLPGIGKPGVQGLPGQPGPKGEPGHKGLPGLPGLQGPKGDKGMGQPGQPGHKGLPGPPGPAGPRGLPGFGKPGLNGAPGPQGPPGEKGHPGEPGPAGPPGDGGQLGPPGLPGQGKPGQNGLPGQPGTPGAKGHPGPPGLPGKPGLPGFGKPGLPGPKGDKGMGGPPGSPGPKGDKGHGGLPGMLGPPGPNGPPGPAGPMGPPGGIGAPGPKGECGDGGPKGLDGTQGDPGPPGMPGKDGLPGDRGEPGPRGPPGPSGGKGNDGHKGLPGNSGPPGLPGPKGQGGLPGEMGPQGPKGIPGMDGAAGPIGPSGLPGPKGDTGPPGPPGIAGEGSPGLPGPIGPPGKEGPLGPAGQPGQPGPPGPPGPPGPLGLSPEMAGVLSEMGPGLDGVKAGSYGKKGKYGGNGAEVMGPSGLEMPAFTAVATTPFPPVGTPVIFDKILYNGRQNYNPQTGIFTCDMPGIYYFAYHVHCKGANVWVALMRNDEPVMYTYDEYKKGFLDQASGSAVLPLQPGDTVHVQLPSDQASGLYAGQYVHSSFSGFLLYPM, encoded by the exons ATGCCTCCCTTCCCTACCTCCCTCTTCCTGACACTGATCCAGCTCGCAGTCCTTACGTATGTGAGTGGTGGGGCATATTACGGACACAAACAACACCCTCAACCATACCAGCCAATGCAGCACATGCAACACATGGGCATGGGCAAAGAAGGCTTTCCTCAGCAACAGTATCTTGGCAAAGAGATGCCCTATGTGCAGTATCCCCATTACAGGAAGGAGCTACCCCAGATGCCAATGCACAAGGGCAAAGAAAATCCTCGTAAGGGAGGCAACTATAATGGCGGCCAAGAAAAGG GTCAGACGGTCCCTAGCGGTGCTGAGGGAATTCCCCAAGGAGAGCAAGGCCCAGCTGGACCACCTGGACCAGAGGGACCTCAAGGACCTCCAGGGCCGCCAGGGAATGGACAGCCAGGACCAGCAGGACGACCTGGACCTCCTGGTCCACCAGGAATTCCTGGCGTGGGAAAGCCAGGTTTGCCAGGACTACCAGGCAAGCCAGGAGGGAATGGTGAAGCTGGGCCTCAAGGAGAAATGGGCCCCAGGGGTGAAGATGGGCCAGCTGGTCAACCAGGGCCTCAGGGTCCACCAGGACCACCTGGCCTTCCCGGAATAGGTAAACCAGGGGTACAAGGACTACCAGGCCAACCAGGGCCTAAAGGAGAGCCAGGTCACAAAGGTCTGCCAGGACTACCAGGATTACAGGGACCCAAAGGAGACAAAGGGATGGGGCAACCAGGACAACCTGGTCACAAAGGGCTCCCAGGGCCCCCTGGACCTGCTGGCCCAAGAGGGCTACCTGGTTTTGGAAAACCTGGGTTGAATGGGGCACCTGGTCCACAAGGACCACCAGGAGAGAAAGGGCATCCTGGAGAGCCAGGACCTGCTGGACCACCTGGTGACGGAGGACAGCTTGGCCCACCGGGTCTACCTGGTCAAGGAAAGCCAGGTCAAAATGGCCTGCCAGGGCAGCCAGGGACGCCAGGTGCAAAAGGTCATCCAGGGCCACCAGGTTTGCCAGGAAAGCCAGGACTTCCTGGATTTGGTAAACCAGGACTTCCTGGACCAAAGGGTGATAAAGGTATGGGTGGACCACCTGGATCTCCAGGACCTAAAGGAGATAAGGGTCATGGAGGACTACCAGGTATGCTTGGGCCTCCTGGACCAAATGGTCCACCCGGTCCTGCAGGCCCTATGGGACCCCCAGGAGGTATAGGTGCGCCTGGTCCTAAAGGAGAATGTGGAGACGGAGGACCTAAAGGGCTTGATGGAACTCAGGGTGACCCGGGTCCTCCAGGAATGCCTGGTAAGGATGGTCTGCCAGGAGATCGTGGAGAGCCAGGGCCAAGAGGTCCCCCAGGACCAAGTGGTGGCAAAGGAAACGATGGGCATAAAGGTCTACCTGGTAACTCTGGTCCTCCAGGACTTCCTGGTCCGAAAGGACAAGGTGGGTTACCTGGTGAAATGGGACCTCAAGGTCCTAAAGGAATCCCAGGAATGGATGGTGCAGCAGGACCAATAGGACCCAGTGGCCTTCCTGGACCAAAAGGAGATACTGGTCCTCCTGGTCCACCAGGCATTGCAGGTGAGGGGAGTCCAGGACTACCTGGTCCTATAGGACCCCCAGGAAAAGAAGGCCCATTAGGACCTGCAGGGCAACCAGGTCAGCCTGGTCCACCTGGACCACCAGGCCCACCCGGACCACTTGGTCTATCTCCTGAAATGGCAGGAGTGCTCTCTGAGATGGGCCCGGGACTAGATGGTGTTAAGGCTGGAAGTTATGGTAAGAAGGGCAAGTATGGAGGCAATGGAGCCGAAGTAATGGGTCCTAGTGGGCTGGAAATGCCAGCATTCACAGCAGTAGCAACAACTCCCTTTCCACCCGTGGGCACTCCAGTCATCTTTGACAAGATCTTGTACAATGGTCGACAAAACTACAACCCTCAGACAGGAATTTTCACCTGTGACATGCCTGGCATTTATTACTTCGCCTACCACGTTCATTGCAAAGGAGCTAATGTGTGGGTGGCTTTGATGAGAAACGATGAGCCGGTGATGTATACATATGATGAATACAAAAAGGGTTTCCTCGACCAAGCATCAGGGAGTGCAGTATTACCTCTACAACCTGGGGACACTGTGCATGTTCAGTTGCCCTCAGATCAGGCCTCAGGACTTTATGCTGGGCAGTATGTGCATTCCTCCTTTTCTGGGTTCTTGTTATATCCGATGTAA